The Dreissena polymorpha isolate Duluth1 chromosome 10, UMN_Dpol_1.0, whole genome shotgun sequence genome includes a region encoding these proteins:
- the LOC127847995 gene encoding protocadherin Fat 1-like, with amino-acid sequence MTSMPEVPELFEISPATGEIMTVVNLKYAVHNGYLLTITASDGKDNTTGYLKINLYNVNSVPVIRNLPAEIYVNENTQFDTVLYTVYTDDPRDVVYVYFVVDPVALKNKFYMHFNTTQLRQHHSLLDYEECNYFVVTFYAYDPNLATSAPYNLTINVLDVNEACDFTPDLYYISLDEGNSFTNNVDPNFNVKDVDVGDIVTFEIVKTSTAASTYFAINQSTGVITHALNYNVDTGVHPSSVTLLILGVDLRLRTCTATVSVTVTDVNDNVPSFSAVSYVKTIYEHDGLGTTVMQLKNSVTDRDSGNNAVIVFTYRAVTAGSDAFFHWTPDGVGTLTVSASDVMTPGDIHRFLVTAADMGQPPLAATMTVDIVYLLNGTTLAPEVTTVTETTSGEFWEQTPNIVLVTLVCFLGMLLAGGAAFLAYRKCSGNESKSSPHSSPSSQHRKIKPQPATPPDRPKFDFWHSSPHDIGGVIHQGLVTPSI; translated from the exons ATGACGTCAATGCCGGAAGTCCCGGAACTTTTTGAAATCAGCCCAG CTACGGGTGAAATCATGACAGTGGTAAACTTGAAGTATGCTGTCCATAACGGCTATTTGTTGACCATCACAGCCTCAGACGGCAAGGATAACACAACTGGGTACTTGAAGATCAACTTGTACA ACGTGAACAGCGTCCCAGTGATTCGGAATCTTCCCGCTGAGATATACGTCAACGAGAACACCCAATTCGACACGGttttgtacacagtatacacggATGACCCCAGGGACGTAGTCTACGTGTACTTCGTCGTCGATCCAGTCGCGCTGAAGAACAAGTTCTACATGCACTTTAATACTA CCCAGCTAAGACAGCATCATAGCCTGCTTGATTACGAAGAGTGCAACTACTTCGTGGTGACGTTTTATGCGTATGACCCCAACTTAGCGACGTCTGCGCCATACAATTTAACTATCAACGTCCTTGACGTCAACGAAGCGTGTGATTTCACCCCTGACTTGTATTACATTTCTCTGGACGAAGGAAAT AGTTTTACGAATAACGTCGATCCAAACTTTAACGTCAAAGACGTTGATGTCGGTGATATTGTGACGTTCGAAATCGTCAAGACGTCAACTGCCGCGAGTACTTATTTCGCAATTAATCAGTCCACCGGAGTTATTACCCATGCTTTGAACTATAACGTCGACACTGGCGTTCACCCTAGTAGCGTCACTTTACTGATACTTGGCGTCGATCTTCGCCTAAGGACAT GCACTGCCACCGTCAGCGTAACCGTAACTGACGTCAACGACAACGTTCCGTCCTTCTCCGCCGTCTCGTACGTAAAGACAATCTACGAACATGACGGACTAGGCACCACCGTTATGCAACTGAAAAATTCCGTCACTGATCGAG ATTCCGGGAACAACGCTGTGATAGTGTTCACGTACAGAGCAGTGACGGCCGGATCTGACGCCTTCTTTCACTGGACTCCTGATGGCGTTGGAACGCTGACAGTGTCTGCAAGTGACGTCATGACGCCAGGTGACATCCACAGATTTCTAGTGACGGCGGCGGATATGGGCCAGCCCCCGCTAGCCGCGACAATGACAGTGGATATTGTCTATTTG CTTAACGGAACTACGCTCGCACCGGAAGTTACTACGGTAACGGAAACGACATCAGGTGAATTCTGGGAGCAGACGCCCAACATCGTACTTGTGACTCTCGTCTGCTTCCTTGGTATGCTTCTCGCCGGTGGTGCCGCATTTCTGGCGTACAGAAAGTGTTCCGGAAACGAAAG CAAATCTAGCCCACACTCTTCACCGTCTTCGCAACATCGCAAGATCAAGCC ACAACCAGCTACGCCACCAGATCGGCCTAAGTTCGACTTTTGGCACAGCA GCCCACATGACATTGGCGGCGTGATTCATCAAGGTTTGGTTACCCCGAGCATATGA